One window of the Enterobacter huaxiensis genome contains the following:
- a CDS encoding cytochrome C assembly family protein yields the protein MPVFALIALVAYSVSLALIIPGLLQKNSGWRRMAILSAVIALISHAFALESRIIPGDGSVQNLSVLNVGSLVSLMICTVMTIVASKNRGWLLLPIIYAFALINLALATFMPNEFITHLEATPGMLVHIGLSLFSYATLIIAALYAMQLAWIDYQLKNKKLAFNHEMPPLMVIERKMFHITQVGVVLLTLTLCTGLFYMKNLFSVENIDKAVLSIIAWFVYIVLLWGHYHEGWRGRRVVWFNVAGAGILTLAYFGSRFIQQFAG from the coding sequence ATGCCTGTTTTCGCACTGATCGCCCTTGTTGCCTACTCTGTCAGCCTCGCGCTGATCATTCCTGGCCTGCTGCAAAAAAACAGCGGCTGGCGGCGCATGGCTATTCTTTCGGCGGTGATCGCACTGATAAGCCATGCTTTTGCGCTGGAATCGCGCATCATTCCTGGCGACGGCAGCGTGCAAAACCTGAGCGTATTGAACGTGGGCTCGCTGGTCAGCCTGATGATCTGTACGGTAATGACCATTGTCGCCTCCAAGAACCGAGGCTGGCTGCTGCTGCCGATCATATACGCCTTTGCGCTGATCAACCTCGCCTTAGCCACCTTCATGCCTAATGAATTCATTACGCATCTGGAAGCCACGCCGGGAATGTTAGTGCATATTGGCCTGTCGCTGTTCTCATACGCGACGCTGATCATTGCCGCGCTCTACGCCATGCAGCTTGCCTGGATTGACTACCAGTTGAAGAACAAAAAGCTGGCCTTTAATCATGAGATGCCGCCGCTGATGGTGATAGAGCGTAAGATGTTCCACATCACTCAGGTGGGTGTGGTTCTGCTGACGTTAACGCTCTGCACTGGACTGTTTTATATGAAGAACCTGTTCAGCGTGGAGAATATCGATAAAGCGGTCCTCTCCATCATCGCGTGGTTTGTCTATATTGTCCTGTTATGGGGCCATTATCATGAAGGCTGGCGCGGTCGTCGCGTGGTCTGGTTCAACGTAGCGGGCGCAGGCATTCTTACTCTTGCCTATTTTGGCAGCCGCTTCATACAGCAATTTGCTGGCTAA
- the ffh gene encoding signal recognition particle protein, protein MFDNLTDRLSRTLRNISGRGRLTEENVKETLREVRMALLEADVALPVVRDFISRVKEKAVGHEVNKSLTPGQEFVKIVRQELVAAMGEENQVLNLAAQPPAVVLMAGLQGAGKTTSVGKLGKFLREKHKKKVLVVSADVYRPAAIKQLETLAEQVGVDFFPSDVAQKPVDIVNAALKEAKLKFYDVLLVDTAGRLHVDEAMMDEIKQVHASINPVETLFVVDAMTGQDAANTAKAFNEALPLTGVVLTKVDGDARGGAALSIRHITGKPIKFLGVGEKTEALEPFHPDRIASRILGMGDVLSLIEDIESKVDRAQAEKLASKLKKGDGFDLTDFLEQLRQMKNMGGMASLMGKLPGMGQIPDNVKSQMDDKVLVRMEAIINSMTLKERAKPEIIKGSRKRRIAAGCGMQVQDVNRLLKQFDDMQRMMKKMKKGGMAKMMRGMKGMMPPGFPGR, encoded by the coding sequence ATGTTTGATAATTTAACCGATCGTTTGTCGCGCACGCTGCGCAACATCAGCGGCCGCGGACGCCTTACCGAAGAAAATGTTAAAGAGACGCTGCGCGAAGTTCGCATGGCGCTGCTCGAAGCCGACGTGGCGCTGCCGGTCGTGCGTGATTTTATCAGCCGCGTTAAAGAGAAAGCGGTTGGTCATGAAGTTAACAAAAGCCTGACCCCGGGCCAGGAATTCGTCAAAATCGTTCGCCAGGAACTGGTTGCGGCGATGGGCGAAGAAAACCAGGTATTGAACCTGGCCGCTCAGCCTCCGGCTGTTGTGCTGATGGCGGGCCTGCAGGGTGCGGGTAAAACGACCAGCGTCGGTAAGCTGGGTAAATTCCTGCGCGAGAAGCACAAGAAAAAAGTGCTGGTGGTATCTGCCGACGTGTATCGCCCGGCGGCGATTAAACAGCTGGAAACCCTGGCTGAGCAGGTGGGCGTAGATTTCTTCCCGTCCGACGTTGCTCAGAAACCTGTCGACATCGTTAATGCCGCGCTGAAAGAAGCGAAGCTGAAATTCTACGATGTGCTGCTGGTGGATACCGCCGGTCGTCTGCACGTTGACGAAGCGATGATGGACGAAATCAAGCAGGTGCATGCTTCTATCAACCCGGTAGAAACCCTGTTTGTTGTTGATGCCATGACCGGTCAGGATGCGGCCAATACCGCAAAAGCGTTTAACGAAGCGCTGCCGTTAACCGGTGTCGTATTGACTAAAGTGGACGGCGATGCCCGCGGCGGTGCGGCGCTCTCCATTCGTCATATCACCGGTAAGCCGATCAAGTTCCTCGGCGTCGGTGAGAAAACCGAAGCGCTGGAGCCGTTCCATCCGGATCGTATTGCCTCCCGTATCCTCGGCATGGGCGACGTGCTGTCGCTGATTGAAGATATCGAGAGCAAGGTTGACCGCGCCCAGGCGGAAAAGCTCGCCAGCAAGCTGAAAAAAGGTGACGGATTCGATCTGACCGACTTCCTGGAACAGCTGCGTCAGATGAAAAACATGGGCGGCATGGCAAGCCTGATGGGCAAACTGCCGGGCATGGGCCAAATTCCTGATAACGTGAAATCGCAGATGGATGACAAGGTGCTGGTGCGCATGGAGGCCATCATCAACTCGATGACGCTGAAAGAGCGTGCGAAGCCAGAGATCATCAAAGGTTCCCGCAAGCGCCGTATCGCGGCGGGTTGCGGCATGCAGGTACAGGACGTAAACCGCCTTCTGAAGCAGTTCGACGACATGCAGCGCATGATGAAGAAAATGAAGAAAGGCGGCATGGCGAAGATGATGCGCGGCATGAAGGGCATGATGCCACCCGGTTTTCCTGGGCGATAA
- the rpsP gene encoding 30S ribosomal protein S16 encodes MVTIRLARHGAKKRPFYQVVVTDSRNARNGRFIERVGFFNPLASGAEEETRLDLDRIAHWVGQGATVSDRVATLIKAANKAA; translated from the coding sequence ATGGTTACTATTCGTTTAGCTCGTCACGGCGCTAAAAAGCGTCCGTTCTACCAGGTTGTTGTAACTGACAGCCGTAATGCACGCAACGGCCGCTTCATCGAGCGCGTTGGTTTCTTCAACCCACTGGCCTCTGGCGCAGAAGAAGAAACTCGTCTGGATCTGGATCGTATCGCTCACTGGGTTGGCCAGGGCGCTACTGTTTCCGATCGCGTTGCTACGCTGATCAAAGCAGCAAACAAAGCAGCTTAA
- the rimM gene encoding ribosome maturation factor RimM (Essential for efficient processing of 16S rRNA): MMSNKAPVEPIVLGKMGSCYGIRGWLRVFSSTEDAESIFNYQPWFIQKAGKWEEVELESWRHHNQDIVIKLKGVDDRDAANALTNCEIVVDSSQLPQLEAGDYYWKDLMGCQVVTTDGYSLGKVIDMMETGSNDVLVIKANLKDAFGIKERLVPFLDGQVIKNVDLTTQTIEVDWDPGF, from the coding sequence ATGATGAGCAATAAAGCACCTGTTGAACCGATCGTATTGGGAAAAATGGGTTCTTGCTACGGTATCCGTGGTTGGCTCAGAGTGTTTTCCTCCACTGAAGACGCTGAAAGCATTTTTAATTACCAGCCCTGGTTTATCCAGAAGGCCGGTAAGTGGGAAGAGGTCGAGCTGGAAAGCTGGCGTCACCACAATCAGGATATCGTCATCAAGCTGAAAGGCGTTGACGATCGTGATGCCGCGAATGCGCTGACTAATTGTGAAATTGTCGTGGATTCGTCGCAGTTGCCGCAGCTGGAAGCGGGTGACTACTACTGGAAAGACCTTATGGGTTGCCAGGTGGTCACTACCGACGGCTACAGCCTGGGAAAAGTCATTGATATGATGGAAACCGGGTCAAATGACGTTCTCGTCATTAAGGCAAACCTGAAAGATGCATTTGGCATCAAGGAGCGGTTGGTTCCGTTCCTCGATGGACAGGTTATCAAGAATGTCGATCTCACTACTCAAACGATTGAAGTAGATTGGGATCCTGGTTTTTAA
- the trmD gene encoding tRNA (guanosine(37)-N1)-methyltransferase TrmD, producing the protein MWIGIISLFPEMFRAITDYGVTGRAVKNGLLNIQSWSPRDFTHDRHRTVDDRPYGGGPGMLMMVQPLRDAIHTAKAAAGEGAKVIYLSPQGRKLDQAGVSELATNQKLILVCGRYEGIDERVIQTEIDEEWSIGDYVLSGGELPAMTLIDSVARFIPGVLGHEASATEDSFADGLLDCPHYTRPEVLEGMDVPAVLLSGNHAEIRRWRLKQSLGRTWLRRPELLENLALTEEQAKLLAEFKTEHAHQQHEHEGNA; encoded by the coding sequence ATGTGGATTGGCATAATTAGCCTGTTTCCTGAAATGTTCCGCGCGATTACCGATTACGGGGTAACTGGCCGGGCAGTAAAAAATGGCCTGCTGAACATCCAGAGCTGGAGTCCTCGTGACTTTACTCATGACCGGCACCGTACCGTGGACGATCGTCCTTACGGCGGCGGACCGGGGATGTTAATGATGGTGCAACCCTTACGGGACGCCATTCACACAGCAAAAGCCGCGGCAGGTGAAGGCGCAAAGGTGATTTATCTGTCACCTCAGGGACGCAAGCTTGATCAAGCGGGCGTGAGCGAACTGGCGACGAATCAAAAGCTGATTCTGGTCTGTGGACGCTATGAAGGGATAGATGAGCGCGTAATACAAACCGAGATTGACGAAGAATGGTCTATCGGCGATTACGTTCTCAGCGGTGGTGAGTTACCCGCAATGACGCTGATTGACTCTGTTGCCCGGTTTATTCCGGGTGTACTGGGACATGAAGCTTCGGCAACAGAAGATTCGTTTGCCGATGGATTGCTGGACTGTCCACACTATACTCGACCTGAAGTGTTAGAAGGGATGGACGTCCCGGCAGTGTTACTGTCTGGAAACCATGCCGAGATACGTCGCTGGCGCTTGAAGCAGTCGCTGGGCCGAACCTGGCTTAGAAGACCTGAACTTCTGGAAAACCTGGCTCTGACTGAAGAGCAAGCAAAGTTGCTGGCCGAGTTCAAAACTGAACACGCGCACCAGCAGCATGAACATGAAGGGAATGCGTAA
- the rplS gene encoding 50S ribosomal protein L19, whose protein sequence is MSNIIKQIEQEQMKQDVPSFRPGDTVEVKVWVVEGSKKRLQAFEGVVIAIRNRGLHSAFTVRKISNGEGVERVFQTHSPVVDSIAVKRRGAVRKAKLYYLRERTGKSARIKERLN, encoded by the coding sequence ATGAGCAACATCATTAAGCAAATTGAACAAGAGCAGATGAAGCAGGACGTACCTTCCTTCCGTCCAGGTGACACCGTGGAAGTGAAAGTATGGGTTGTTGAAGGTTCCAAAAAACGTCTGCAGGCATTCGAGGGCGTGGTTATCGCTATTCGTAACCGCGGTCTGCACTCTGCATTCACTGTTCGTAAAATTTCCAACGGCGAAGGCGTTGAGCGTGTCTTCCAGACTCACTCTCCGGTAGTTGACAGCATTGCTGTTAAACGTCGTGGTGCTGTACGTAAAGCTAAACTGTACTACCTGCGTGAGCGTACTGGTAAGTCAGCTCGTATCAAAGAGCGTCTGAACTAA
- a CDS encoding DUF2946 domain-containing protein, protein MDNVLHQHGWKRAAALTALFAILLIVIAPLISVSLQKDPMSVMPGMHHDMSMMSMDEHHGDMQHSMPVDHAEACGYCVLLAHVPGMMLALIVLLSIVLQRLCVKPPRQTVSHWHFFPWLYPDTRAPPHRFAFSL, encoded by the coding sequence GTGGATAACGTACTGCATCAGCACGGCTGGAAACGCGCAGCGGCATTGACCGCGCTGTTTGCGATCCTGCTGATCGTGATAGCCCCGCTTATCTCCGTCTCGCTGCAAAAAGATCCCATGAGCGTCATGCCGGGTATGCATCATGATATGAGCATGATGTCGATGGATGAACATCATGGCGACATGCAGCATTCCATGCCCGTTGACCACGCGGAGGCCTGCGGCTACTGCGTGCTGCTCGCCCATGTGCCGGGCATGATGCTGGCGCTGATCGTCCTGCTGAGCATAGTATTGCAAAGGCTCTGCGTTAAGCCGCCTCGCCAGACGGTCAGCCACTGGCACTTTTTCCCTTGGCTCTATCCCGATACCCGCGCCCCGCCGCATAGGTTTGCTTTTTCCCTTTAA
- a CDS encoding PepSY-associated TM helix domain-containing protein codes for MTTCTPRAAWGNLLRRLHFYVGLFVGPFIFFAALTGTLYVATPQLENAVYRQALHSDAVGERQPLAEQIAVAEKTVGDDLRLHAVRPGLTNGETTRVMFADPALGPSEHRAVFVDPVSLAVRGDMTVYGTSGILPLRQKIDYLHNSLMMGDAGRLYSELAASWMWVSALGGIGLWFYTRPKRRMNNRFQHRRRLHVILGWSLLGGMLLFSATGLTWSQWAGGNVDKLRAGMNWLTPQVNTTLSGAPAVMDEHAEHRGHHGGMEMPEMTTELAKFDGVLRAARYAGIEASRLEIRPARMPGQAWTVTEIDRSWPTQVDAVAVDPNTMLVADRTRFDDFPLMAKLTRWGVDFHMGILFGLVNQLVLIAFGTALCVLIIWGYRMWWMRRPKKSAISPVQTLCQSWLALPRWGRGATLVPGVLLGLALPVMGVSLAVFIIIDWLRWRAASGVSLAESSAK; via the coding sequence ATGACTACCTGCACTCCGCGCGCGGCATGGGGAAACCTGCTGCGTCGACTCCATTTCTATGTCGGGCTGTTTGTCGGCCCGTTTATCTTCTTTGCCGCACTGACCGGTACGCTGTATGTGGCGACGCCGCAGCTGGAAAATGCGGTTTATCGTCAGGCGCTTCACTCGGACGCCGTGGGTGAGCGGCAGCCGCTGGCAGAGCAAATTGCCGTGGCGGAAAAAACGGTGGGTGACGATCTCCGTTTACATGCCGTCCGCCCGGGCCTGACGAATGGCGAAACCACCCGGGTGATGTTTGCTGACCCGGCGCTAGGGCCGTCTGAACATCGTGCCGTTTTTGTCGATCCGGTAAGCCTTGCGGTGCGTGGAGACATGACGGTTTACGGCACCAGCGGGATCCTGCCCCTTCGCCAGAAAATTGATTACTTGCACAATTCGTTAATGATGGGCGATGCCGGGCGGCTCTACAGTGAACTGGCTGCCTCCTGGATGTGGGTTTCCGCCCTGGGGGGGATTGGCCTGTGGTTCTATACCCGACCAAAGCGCCGGATGAACAATCGCTTTCAGCATCGCCGTCGTCTGCACGTCATCCTGGGCTGGAGCCTGCTGGGGGGAATGCTGTTATTTTCCGCAACCGGGCTGACATGGTCCCAGTGGGCAGGGGGGAACGTTGATAAACTGCGCGCCGGGATGAACTGGCTGACGCCGCAGGTGAATACGACGCTCTCCGGTGCGCCGGCGGTGATGGACGAACACGCCGAACATCGCGGTCACCACGGTGGGATGGAAATGCCCGAGATGACGACAGAGCTGGCGAAGTTTGACGGCGTATTGCGCGCCGCCCGTTATGCAGGGATCGAGGCCAGCAGGCTTGAGATCCGCCCGGCAAGAATGCCTGGTCAGGCCTGGACGGTAACGGAAATCGATCGTAGCTGGCCTACGCAGGTGGATGCCGTTGCGGTTGATCCGAACACCATGCTGGTAGCCGACAGAACCCGGTTTGATGATTTTCCGTTAATGGCAAAACTCACCCGCTGGGGCGTGGATTTCCATATGGGGATCTTGTTTGGCCTGGTTAATCAGCTGGTACTCATCGCGTTTGGTACTGCCCTGTGCGTGCTGATTATATGGGGATATCGGATGTGGTGGATGCGGCGCCCTAAAAAGTCAGCAATCAGTCCCGTGCAGACGCTCTGCCAAAGCTGGCTGGCGTTGCCGCGTTGGGGAAGGGGGGCGACGCTGGTACCAGGCGTACTGCTGGGGCTGGCGCTGCCGGTAATGGGCGTTAGCCTGGCGGTGTTTATTATCATTGACTGGCTGCGCTGGCGAGCGGCATCAGGCGTGTCGCTCGCCGAATCGTCCGCTAAATAA
- a CDS encoding OmpA family protein, with protein MLKRHFTPLLLASLFLAGCQTPPEGKFSPEQIAAMKSYGFNELNGDWSLGLSDKILFDKNDARLRPDSETQIGTMASRLAATGLNHARMDGHTDNYGEESYNEALSLKRANVVADAWAKGADIPRSNLTTRGLGKKYPVASNSTAQGRAENRRVAVVISTP; from the coding sequence ATGTTAAAGCGACACTTCACGCCGTTATTACTGGCATCCCTGTTTCTCGCAGGTTGCCAGACGCCGCCTGAAGGCAAATTCTCACCCGAGCAAATTGCGGCAATGAAGTCCTACGGCTTTAACGAACTGAACGGCGACTGGTCGCTTGGGCTGTCGGACAAAATCTTGTTTGATAAAAATGACGCCAGACTGCGTCCGGACAGTGAAACGCAGATCGGAACGATGGCTTCACGCCTGGCCGCAACCGGCTTAAACCATGCTCGCATGGATGGCCACACGGATAACTACGGTGAAGAGAGTTACAATGAAGCGCTCTCGCTAAAGCGCGCAAATGTCGTTGCAGACGCATGGGCGAAAGGCGCTGACATTCCGCGTAGCAATCTGACTACCCGGGGGTTAGGCAAAAAATACCCTGTGGCCAGCAACAGCACCGCGCAAGGGCGCGCTGAAAACCGCCGCGTTGCGGTGGTCATCAGCACGCCGTAA